One Sphaerisporangium krabiense DNA segment encodes these proteins:
- a CDS encoding CBM96 family carbohydrate-binding protein: MFRRKTLTAVFAAAVSGAVAIAAVTLPGGVANAATSTFTPVADTYVDNGATGTNYGTSGQLGIDNSPVKRLFLRFTVSGVSGTVTGAKLRLHTDDVSGAESASGGTFRAVSSTTWSETATTWNDQPAIDGATLGTIGSVSRNAWYEVDVTSYVTGDGTYSVGVTSSSSDGADYDARESGAATAPQLVVTTGTTSSPTPTTSTPSAADPVLVGAGDISNSGSGDTATAALLDGISGTVFTLGDNVYDNGTASEFNTYYNPTWGRHKARTRPVPGNHDYNTSGASGYYGYFGAAAGDPSKGYYSYDLGSNWHVVVLNSNCSAVGGCGATSAQVQWLRADLQANPKPCTVAMWHHPRFTSGSNHAPDTSVAPLVQALYDNNADVILTGHNHQYERFAPITPSNQLDNARGIRHFVVGSGGASHYGFGTILANSQVRNSDTYGVLKLTLHAGSYDWQFVPQSGKTFTDSGTTACH, translated from the coding sequence ATGTTCCGACGCAAGACCCTGACGGCGGTGTTCGCGGCCGCCGTCTCGGGCGCGGTCGCGATCGCGGCCGTGACGCTGCCGGGAGGCGTGGCCAACGCGGCCACGTCGACCTTCACCCCGGTCGCGGACACCTACGTGGACAACGGCGCGACCGGCACCAACTACGGCACCTCCGGGCAGCTCGGCATCGACAACTCGCCGGTCAAGCGGCTGTTCCTGCGGTTCACGGTGTCCGGCGTCTCCGGCACGGTCACCGGCGCCAAGCTCCGCCTGCACACCGACGACGTCAGCGGCGCGGAGAGCGCCAGCGGCGGCACGTTCCGCGCGGTGAGCAGCACGACGTGGTCGGAGACCGCCACCACGTGGAACGACCAGCCGGCCATCGACGGCGCGACGCTCGGCACGATCGGCTCGGTGTCCAGGAACGCCTGGTACGAGGTCGACGTGACCTCGTACGTGACCGGCGACGGCACCTACAGCGTCGGCGTGACCTCGTCCAGCTCCGACGGCGCCGACTACGACGCGCGCGAGAGCGGCGCGGCGACGGCGCCCCAGCTCGTGGTGACCACCGGGACGACCTCCAGCCCGACGCCCACGACCAGCACGCCGTCGGCCGCGGACCCGGTGCTGGTCGGCGCGGGCGACATCTCCAACTCCGGCTCGGGCGACACCGCGACCGCGGCGCTGCTGGACGGCATCTCCGGCACGGTGTTCACCCTGGGCGACAACGTGTACGACAACGGGACCGCCTCGGAGTTCAACACCTACTACAACCCGACCTGGGGCCGCCACAAGGCGCGCACCCGGCCGGTGCCCGGCAACCACGACTACAACACCTCGGGTGCGTCGGGGTACTACGGCTACTTCGGCGCCGCCGCGGGCGACCCGAGCAAGGGGTACTACTCCTACGACCTCGGGTCCAACTGGCACGTCGTCGTGCTGAACTCCAACTGCTCGGCGGTCGGCGGCTGCGGCGCCACGTCGGCGCAGGTGCAGTGGCTGCGCGCGGACCTGCAGGCCAACCCCAAGCCGTGCACGGTCGCGATGTGGCACCACCCGCGCTTCACCTCGGGGTCCAACCACGCGCCCGACACCTCGGTCGCGCCGCTCGTGCAGGCCCTGTACGACAACAACGCCGACGTGATCCTGACCGGCCACAACCACCAGTACGAGCGGTTCGCGCCGATCACCCCCTCCAACCAGCTCGACAACGCGCGCGGCATCCGTCACTTCGTCGTCGGGTCCGGCGGCGCGAGCCACTACGGGTTCGGCACGATCCTGGCCAACAGCCAGGTCCGCAACAGCGACACCTACGGCGTGCTGAAGCTCACCCTTCACGCCGGCAGCTACGACTGGCAGTTCGTGCCGCAGTCGGGCAAGACGTTCACCGACAGCGGCACCACCGCCTGCCACTGA
- a CDS encoding aspartate/glutamate racemase family protein: MATLHFGILGHSAEGAALCFRAFCGEGFRALGPHRHPDVTLDLIPLARSMPYWDAGDHAPIRDTLAESVRRLAGAGADFFACPDNTAHMALDLPGEDLALPGLHLAEVVADRAARDGRTRVGVLGTRYTMDGPLYPRALAARGIAAEVPEAGDRAVVDEIIFTELLEGVFSDSSRRRYAEVIGRLAERGCDAVALVCTEIPLLVTPEVSPLPTLDSTRLLARAAFEVATGLRPMPVWRGGPGPSRS, encoded by the coding sequence GTGGCGACGTTGCACTTCGGGATTCTGGGGCACAGCGCCGAGGGGGCCGCGTTGTGCTTCCGGGCGTTCTGCGGGGAGGGCTTCCGCGCGCTCGGGCCGCACCGGCATCCTGACGTGACCCTGGACCTCATCCCGCTGGCGCGCAGCATGCCGTACTGGGACGCGGGCGACCACGCGCCCATCCGGGACACGCTCGCCGAGAGCGTGCGGCGGCTCGCCGGCGCGGGCGCCGACTTCTTCGCCTGCCCCGACAACACCGCCCACATGGCCCTGGACCTGCCGGGGGAGGACCTCGCACTCCCGGGGCTGCACCTCGCCGAGGTCGTCGCCGACCGTGCCGCCCGGGACGGCCGCACCCGCGTCGGCGTGCTCGGCACCCGGTACACCATGGACGGCCCGCTCTACCCGCGCGCGCTCGCCGCCCGGGGCATCGCCGCCGAGGTTCCCGAGGCCGGCGACCGCGCCGTCGTGGACGAGATCATCTTCACCGAGCTGCTGGAAGGCGTCTTCAGCGACTCATCGCGCCGCAGGTACGCCGAGGTGATCGGGCGGCTCGCCGAGCGGGGCTGCGACGCGGTGGCGCTGGTCTGCACCGAGATCCCGCTCCTGGTGACGCCCGAGGTGTCGCCGCTTCCGACGCTCGACTCGACCCGCCTGCTCGCCCGCGCCGCCTTCGAGGTGGCCACCGGCCTGCGCCCCATGCCGGTCTGGCGCGGCGGCCCCGGCCCGTCGCGGAGCTGA
- a CDS encoding YjdF family protein: MSAVTLTVCFADPFWVGYLEIDEGGAVRATRVVFGGEPTDAELHDFLLRNGSALLAKAAANPPVASDARPVGRPNPKRAAKLAAREAARVAQGRRSTASQEAVRLEYEERKAEASAGLRARKAADAERRYEAARAKRRERRRGH; this comes from the coding sequence ATGAGCGCCGTGACGCTGACCGTGTGCTTCGCCGACCCGTTCTGGGTCGGCTACCTGGAGATCGACGAGGGCGGCGCCGTGCGCGCCACCCGGGTCGTGTTCGGCGGCGAGCCGACGGACGCCGAGCTGCACGACTTCCTCCTGCGCAACGGCTCCGCCCTGCTCGCCAAGGCCGCCGCGAACCCGCCCGTGGCAAGCGACGCGCGGCCCGTGGGGCGTCCCAACCCCAAGCGGGCCGCGAAGCTGGCCGCCCGGGAGGCCGCCCGCGTGGCGCAGGGCCGGCGGAGCACGGCGTCGCAGGAGGCCGTCCGCCTGGAGTACGAGGAACGCAAGGCCGAGGCGTCCGCCGGGCTGCGGGCCAGGAAGGCGGCCGACGCCGAGCGCCGGTACGAGGCCGCCCGTGCCAAGCGCCGCGAACGCAGACGCGGCCACTGA
- a CDS encoding NRAMP family divalent metal transporter → MKRLFAVTLGILTAFGGFVDIGDLVANALVGARFGMSLAWVVVVGVIGICLFAEMSGRIAVASRRPVFDLVRERLGPRAGLVNLGASFFINVLTLAAEIGGASLALELVTGVNYLLWVPGVALVAWLVMWRVKFGTMEKVFGLAGLALVVFAVAAWRLGPDWGELARQVTHPPPDEGAPTYWYYAIALLGGAMTPYEVFFFSSGGVEERWTGKDLLTARANVFVGFPLGGFLSLAIAACAATVFLPLHIQVGTLDQMLLPVGLALGKIGLVVVIFGVFAATFGATLETALSSGYTLSQYFGWQWGKYVRPRDAARFHVVVLVATIVAAALVLTTIDPIKVTEYSLVFSAAALPLTYLPVLMIANDPDYMGEHVNGRISNALGTAYMVLLLVVAVAAIPLMLATKAGQ, encoded by the coding sequence GTGAAGCGGCTCTTCGCGGTCACGCTCGGCATCCTCACCGCCTTCGGCGGGTTCGTCGACATCGGCGACCTGGTGGCCAACGCCCTGGTCGGCGCCAGGTTCGGCATGTCGCTGGCCTGGGTCGTCGTGGTCGGGGTGATCGGCATCTGCCTGTTCGCCGAGATGTCCGGCCGCATCGCCGTGGCCTCGCGGCGGCCGGTGTTCGACCTGGTGCGCGAGCGGCTCGGCCCCCGCGCGGGCCTGGTGAACCTCGGGGCGTCCTTCTTCATCAACGTGCTCACGCTGGCCGCCGAGATCGGCGGCGCCTCCCTGGCGCTGGAGCTGGTCACCGGCGTGAACTACCTGCTGTGGGTGCCCGGTGTGGCGCTGGTGGCCTGGCTGGTGATGTGGCGGGTCAAGTTCGGGACCATGGAGAAGGTCTTCGGGCTGGCCGGGCTGGCGCTGGTGGTGTTCGCCGTCGCGGCGTGGCGGCTCGGCCCCGACTGGGGCGAGCTGGCCCGCCAGGTGACCCATCCCCCGCCGGACGAGGGCGCGCCGACGTATTGGTACTACGCGATCGCCCTGCTCGGCGGCGCGATGACGCCGTACGAGGTGTTCTTCTTCTCCTCCGGCGGCGTCGAGGAGCGCTGGACCGGCAAGGACCTGCTGACCGCGCGGGCCAACGTGTTCGTCGGCTTCCCCCTCGGCGGGTTCCTGTCCCTGGCCATCGCCGCGTGCGCGGCCACCGTCTTCCTCCCCCTCCACATCCAGGTCGGCACGCTGGACCAGATGCTGCTGCCCGTCGGGCTGGCGCTCGGGAAGATCGGCCTGGTGGTCGTGATCTTCGGGGTGTTCGCGGCGACGTTCGGCGCGACGCTGGAGACCGCCCTGTCGTCGGGGTACACGCTCAGCCAGTACTTCGGCTGGCAGTGGGGCAAGTACGTGCGGCCCAGGGACGCGGCGCGCTTCCACGTCGTCGTCCTGGTCGCCACGATCGTGGCCGCCGCGCTGGTGCTCACCACGATCGACCCGATCAAGGTGACCGAGTACTCCCTGGTCTTCTCCGCCGCCGCGCTGCCGCTGACCTACCTGCCGGTGCTGATGATCGCCAACGACCCCGACTACATGGGCGAACACGTGAACGGCAGGATCTCCAACGCGCTCGGGACCGCGTACATGGTGCTGCTGCTGGTGGTCGCCGTGGCGGCGATCCCCCTGATGCTCGCGACGAAGGCGGGGCAATGA
- a CDS encoding GNAT family N-acetyltransferase yields MVVRDALPHEMDAAGALRVAAYQADRLLDANPSYAGALRALGTDGAGEVLVAVDGDRLLGTVMLETWHAGSEVAKGPQEAEIRALAVAPEARGRGVGTALVRAVVERAVLRGVRALLLSSQPAMAGAQRIYLAEGFTRRPELDWAPVPGLTLLGFGRDL; encoded by the coding sequence ATGGTGGTGCGTGACGCTCTTCCCCACGAGATGGACGCGGCCGGCGCGCTGCGCGTGGCGGCCTACCAGGCCGACCGGCTGCTGGACGCCAACCCCTCCTACGCCGGCGCGCTGCGCGCCCTCGGGACGGACGGCGCGGGCGAGGTCCTGGTCGCGGTGGACGGCGACCGGCTGCTCGGGACCGTCATGCTGGAGACGTGGCACGCCGGGAGCGAGGTGGCCAAGGGGCCGCAGGAGGCGGAGATCCGGGCGCTGGCCGTCGCCCCGGAGGCGCGCGGGCGCGGCGTCGGCACCGCGCTGGTGCGGGCGGTCGTGGAGCGGGCCGTGCTGCGAGGGGTCCGGGCGCTACTACTGTCCAGCCAGCCGGCGATGGCCGGCGCTCAGCGCATCTATCTCGCCGAGGGGTTCACGCGCAGGCCCGAGCTCGACTGGGCCCCCGTGCCGGGTCTCACGCTGCTCGGTTTCGGGCGCGATCTGTGA
- a CDS encoding SAM-dependent methyltransferase: protein MPDDEAFPVPESPKIDTSVPHSARIWNYWLGGRDNYPVDREAGDGFARVFPGIERLARASRHFLSRAVRHLAGEAGIRQFLDVGTGLPTVDNTHEVAQRVAPESRVVYVDNDPLVLVHAHALLTGTPQGATSFIDADLRDPEAILAAAGRTLDLTRPVALVLMQITGHVHDTAEAHALVRRLMAGLPSGSYLAFNDSSDTSAANLEATRRYNESGAAPYHLRSPAELAGFFDGLEPVEPGVVPIARWRPEVDPSAIVDVDAWGGVAIKP, encoded by the coding sequence GTGCCGGACGACGAGGCCTTCCCCGTCCCGGAGTCGCCGAAGATCGACACCTCTGTGCCGCATTCGGCGCGCATCTGGAACTACTGGCTCGGCGGCCGGGACAACTACCCCGTCGACCGGGAGGCCGGCGACGGCTTCGCGCGGGTCTTCCCCGGCATCGAGCGGCTCGCCCGGGCGTCCCGGCACTTCCTCAGCCGCGCGGTGCGTCACCTGGCGGGCGAGGCCGGGATCCGGCAGTTCCTGGACGTCGGCACCGGTCTGCCCACCGTGGACAACACCCACGAGGTGGCCCAGCGGGTGGCCCCGGAGTCGCGCGTCGTCTACGTCGACAACGACCCGCTGGTGCTGGTGCACGCCCACGCCCTGCTCACCGGCACCCCGCAGGGCGCGACGAGCTTCATCGACGCCGACCTGCGCGACCCCGAGGCGATCCTCGCCGCCGCCGGCCGCACCCTGGACCTGACGCGGCCGGTCGCGCTGGTCCTCATGCAGATCACCGGGCACGTCCACGACACCGCCGAGGCGCACGCCCTGGTGCGCCGCCTGATGGCCGGGCTGCCGTCCGGCAGCTACCTGGCGTTCAACGACAGCTCCGACACCAGCGCGGCCAACCTGGAGGCCACCCGCCGGTACAACGAGTCCGGCGCGGCGCCGTACCACCTGCGCAGTCCCGCCGAGCTCGCCGGCTTCTTCGACGGGCTGGAACCGGTCGAGCCGGGCGTGGTGCCGATCGCCCGATGGCGTCCCGAGGTGGACCCGTCCGCCATCGTCGATGTGGACGCATGGGGAGGAGTCGCAATAAAACCATGA
- a CDS encoding SAM-dependent methyltransferase: MTERERAHPWVVDPTTPSVARMYDYYLGGKDNFAADREAAEKIIKLVPNAREIARANRAFLRRSVRVMVESGIDQFLDIGTGLPTQENVHQVAQRVNPDARVAYVDNDPIVLAHARALLADNAGTVVVSADMRDPRGIVDHPEVRAHLDLDRPVGLLLLAILHFVVDDAESVQIVRTLRGAMAPGSTLAISHITPGDLSEEDIRRGRDVYTSTATGGIVPRTHARIRSYFEGFELLAPGVVPVEEWRPDPETVILPHRGGIGFMGAVGLLA, encoded by the coding sequence GTGACCGAACGGGAGAGGGCTCACCCCTGGGTCGTCGACCCCACCACTCCCAGCGTCGCCCGCATGTACGACTACTATCTCGGCGGCAAGGACAATTTCGCCGCCGACCGCGAAGCCGCCGAAAAGATCATAAAGCTGGTGCCGAACGCCAGGGAGATCGCGCGCGCCAACCGCGCCTTCCTGCGCAGGAGCGTGCGCGTCATGGTCGAGTCCGGCATCGACCAGTTCCTGGACATCGGCACCGGCCTGCCCACCCAGGAGAACGTGCACCAGGTGGCGCAGCGAGTGAACCCGGACGCGCGCGTCGCCTACGTCGACAACGACCCGATCGTGCTCGCCCACGCCCGCGCCCTGCTCGCCGACAACGCCGGCACCGTCGTCGTCTCCGCCGACATGCGCGACCCGCGGGGCATCGTGGACCACCCCGAGGTGCGCGCCCACCTGGACCTCGACCGGCCGGTGGGGCTGCTGCTCCTGGCCATCCTGCACTTCGTCGTCGACGACGCCGAGTCCGTCCAGATCGTCCGCACGCTGCGCGGCGCCATGGCCCCGGGGAGCACCCTGGCGATCTCGCACATCACCCCTGGCGACCTCAGCGAGGAGGACATCCGGCGGGGCCGCGACGTCTACACCTCGACCGCCACGGGCGGGATCGTCCCGCGCACCCACGCGCGGATCCGCTCGTACTTCGAGGGCTTCGAGCTGCTCGCGCCCGGCGTGGTGCCGGTGGAGGAGTGGCGTCCCGACCCCGAGACGGTGATCCTCCCGCACCGGGGCGGCATCGGCTTCATGGGCGCCGTCGGCCTGCTCGCCTGA
- a CDS encoding response regulator — MDEGILLVDDHPGFRRMARRLLEAGGLRVIGEAADGRQAVALAAELRPEVVVLDVLLPDIDGFAVAALLAELPDPPVVVLISSHSPLELGAEAGAPNVRGFLPKDELTAERLAELAGLRP; from the coding sequence ATGGACGAGGGCATTCTCCTGGTGGACGACCACCCGGGATTCCGCCGCATGGCCCGCCGGCTCCTGGAGGCCGGCGGGCTCCGCGTGATAGGGGAGGCGGCCGACGGGCGGCAGGCCGTGGCCCTGGCCGCCGAGCTGCGCCCCGAGGTCGTGGTCCTCGACGTCCTGCTGCCCGACATCGACGGCTTCGCCGTGGCCGCGCTGCTCGCCGAACTGCCCGACCCCCCGGTGGTCGTCCTGATCTCCAGCCACTCGCCCCTGGAGCTCGGGGCCGAGGCGGGCGCCCCGAACGTGCGCGGCTTCCTGCCCAAGGACGAGCTGACCGCCGAGCGCCTCGCCGAGCTGGCCGGATTACGCCCGTGA
- a CDS encoding ATP-binding protein, which translates to MTTPLPSPAAVAPPPAGTEGTRRRHGALVLAGLALTAADVWFAARWGAAEPLFYVKEVTQILVWLAAGFLVERVRPGTPMGVLMALLGVLLAADAPAAFALEAGGAGMRVLITVALLLTALQLPLGAHVFLAYPSGVIRDRMGRVVMRAGYAFGALTALTLLLAGPAVPVQGCRDVCAPMPLLDAPGLAEAAARGVSLGTAVLVLVGGGVIVRRAVRAGARERRLLAFPATAMVATALLWAAVGLLAARAPGDWSAGADSTLALAQFAALVAVPASFFLGLLRERLDEARVSDLVREIAAMPAERLGPALAEALGDPHLRVAFPVPGGYVDASGTPVEVPVELDPRRFTVVGDPRAPVAVLLHDPSLRTEPALLEAVSATARLALENARLQAAVRARLAEVRASRARIVAAGDEARRRLERDLHDGAQQRMLAVGLALNLLRQGLGEASAETLDLLREAEEELHAATRELRELARGIHPAVLTIQGLRAALHQLVLRAGPTASLRVGELPRLPEAVEATAYFVAAEALTNALRHAAARRVEVAATVADGRLVVSVSDDGAGGAAPRPGSGLAGLADRVAAVDGVFTLHSPPGTGTVLTVELTVEPSCA; encoded by the coding sequence GTGACCACGCCCCTCCCTTCCCCGGCCGCCGTCGCCCCGCCGCCCGCGGGAACGGAGGGCACGCGACGGCGGCACGGCGCCCTGGTCCTGGCCGGGCTCGCCCTCACCGCCGCGGACGTCTGGTTCGCCGCCCGCTGGGGCGCCGCGGAGCCGCTCTTCTACGTCAAGGAGGTCACCCAGATCCTGGTGTGGCTGGCCGCGGGATTCCTGGTGGAGCGGGTGCGCCCCGGCACGCCCATGGGCGTCCTGATGGCCCTGCTCGGCGTGCTGCTCGCCGCCGACGCGCCCGCCGCGTTCGCGCTGGAGGCCGGCGGCGCCGGGATGCGCGTCCTGATCACCGTCGCGCTGCTGCTCACGGCGCTCCAGCTCCCGCTCGGCGCGCACGTCTTCCTCGCCTACCCCTCCGGCGTCATCCGCGACCGCATGGGACGGGTCGTCATGCGCGCCGGCTACGCCTTCGGCGCCCTCACCGCCCTGACGCTGCTCCTCGCCGGGCCCGCCGTGCCGGTGCAGGGCTGCCGCGACGTGTGCGCGCCCATGCCGCTGCTCGACGCCCCCGGCCTCGCCGAGGCCGCGGCCCGCGGCGTCTCGCTCGGGACCGCGGTGCTCGTGCTGGTCGGCGGTGGCGTGATCGTACGGCGGGCCGTCCGCGCCGGGGCCAGGGAACGGCGGCTGCTGGCCTTCCCCGCCACCGCGATGGTCGCCACCGCGCTGCTGTGGGCGGCGGTCGGCCTGCTGGCCGCCAGGGCGCCGGGCGACTGGTCCGCCGGGGCCGACTCCACCCTGGCGCTCGCCCAGTTCGCCGCGCTCGTCGCGGTGCCCGCCTCGTTCTTCCTCGGCCTGCTGCGCGAGCGGCTGGACGAGGCGCGGGTGTCCGACCTGGTCAGGGAGATCGCCGCCATGCCCGCCGAGCGGCTCGGGCCCGCGCTGGCGGAGGCGCTCGGCGACCCCCACCTGCGGGTCGCCTTCCCGGTGCCCGGCGGGTACGTCGACGCCTCCGGGACGCCGGTGGAGGTGCCGGTGGAGCTGGACCCGCGCCGGTTCACCGTCGTCGGCGACCCCCGGGCCCCGGTCGCGGTGCTCCTGCACGACCCCAGCCTGCGCACCGAGCCCGCGCTGCTGGAGGCCGTCAGCGCCACCGCGCGCCTCGCCCTGGAGAACGCCCGGCTGCAGGCCGCGGTGCGGGCGCGGCTCGCCGAGGTGCGGGCCTCGCGCGCCCGCATCGTGGCGGCGGGCGACGAGGCGCGGCGCAGGCTCGAACGCGACCTGCACGACGGCGCGCAGCAGCGCATGCTCGCCGTCGGCCTCGCCCTCAACCTGCTGCGCCAGGGCCTGGGCGAGGCGAGCGCCGAGACGCTGGACCTGCTGCGCGAGGCCGAGGAGGAACTGCACGCGGCGACGCGCGAGCTGCGCGAGCTGGCGCGCGGCATCCACCCCGCCGTGCTCACCATCCAGGGGCTGCGCGCCGCGCTGCACCAGCTCGTCCTGCGCGCCGGGCCCACGGCGAGCCTGCGGGTGGGGGAGCTGCCCCGCCTGCCCGAGGCGGTGGAGGCCACGGCCTACTTCGTCGCCGCCGAGGCGCTGACCAACGCGCTGCGGCACGCGGCGGCCCGCCGCGTGGAGGTCGCCGCCACGGTCGCGGACGGCAGACTGGTCGTCTCGGTGTCCGACGACGGCGCGGGCGGCGCGGCCCCGCGCCCCGGCTCGGGCCTCGCCGGGCTCGCCGACCGGGTCGCCGCCGTGGACGGCGTGTTCACCCTGCACAGCCCGCCGGGGACGGGCACCGTGCTCACCGTGGAGCTCACCGTGGAGCCGTCATGCGCCTGA
- a CDS encoding response regulator gives MRLIIAEDSLLAREGLNRLLGGLGHQVVATATRAEQVLGLVARHAPDAVVLDIRLPPTFTDEGLRLAAAIRRRHPRVAVLILSHYLENSYAAALLENGAARLGYLLKERLLDAAMLDEVLRRLHGGGTAVDPDVVAHLLAPRREHDALARLTGRERDVLALMAQGLSDRGIADRLALSVTTVGTHTHNVFRKLGIGDAPASNRRVNAVLAYLTGRVEA, from the coding sequence ATGCGCCTGATCATCGCCGAGGACTCGCTGCTGGCAAGGGAAGGGCTGAACCGCCTGCTGGGCGGGCTCGGCCACCAGGTCGTCGCCACGGCGACCCGCGCCGAGCAGGTGCTCGGCCTGGTCGCCCGGCACGCCCCCGACGCGGTCGTGCTGGACATCCGCCTCCCCCCGACCTTCACCGACGAGGGGCTGCGCCTGGCCGCCGCGATCCGCCGCAGGCACCCCCGGGTGGCGGTGCTCATCCTGTCCCACTACCTGGAGAACTCCTACGCCGCCGCGCTGCTGGAGAACGGCGCCGCCCGGCTCGGGTACCTGCTCAAGGAGCGCCTGCTCGACGCGGCCATGCTCGACGAGGTGCTGCGCCGCCTGCACGGCGGCGGCACCGCCGTGGACCCCGACGTCGTGGCCCACCTGCTCGCGCCCCGTCGCGAGCACGACGCCCTCGCCCGCCTCACCGGGCGCGAGCGCGACGTGCTGGCGCTCATGGCGCAGGGCCTGTCGGACCGGGGCATCGCCGACCGGCTCGCCCTGTCGGTCACGACCGTCGGCACCCACACGCACAACGTGTTCCGCAAGCTCGGCATCGGCGACGCCCCGGCGAGCAACCGGCGCGTCAACGCCGTCCTCGCCTACCTCACCGGCCGCGTCGAGGCGTGA
- a CDS encoding exonuclease domain-containing protein: MAHDLADPASSPETAGPPGYAVVDLETTGLRSSWHDRVIEIGVVHLSPAGEVTGEWNTLVNPGRDLGPQHVHGVRAADVRLAPAFGQVARRLAGLLRGRVLAAHNLPFEVGFLAREFERLGVRAPLRTELGVCTMAEAARFLPYGGRGLARCCALAGVPLEDHHDALADARAAAGLLRHYIRLSGGWRERLEAAAATVWPAPPGPDLPWVRRGAAGPRTRRAGPDLRLRPGDLVAFTGDLPGGREDWETRAERAGYTVHPRVTRRVRVLVAADPDTLSRKAGTARAYGVPILTPPEFAGLISPDALTPRRGR; this comes from the coding sequence ATGGCGCACGATCTCGCGGATCCCGCGAGTTCTCCCGAGACGGCGGGCCCGCCCGGTTACGCGGTGGTCGACCTGGAGACGACCGGCCTGCGGTCGTCGTGGCACGACCGCGTGATAGAGATCGGCGTCGTCCACCTGAGCCCCGCCGGCGAGGTCACCGGCGAGTGGAACACGCTGGTGAACCCCGGCCGCGACCTCGGGCCCCAGCACGTCCACGGCGTCCGCGCCGCCGACGTCCGCCTCGCCCCCGCCTTCGGGCAGGTCGCGCGCCGGCTCGCCGGGCTGCTGCGCGGGCGCGTCCTCGCCGCGCACAACCTGCCCTTCGAGGTCGGTTTCCTGGCCCGCGAGTTCGAACGGCTCGGCGTCCGCGCGCCGCTGCGCACCGAGCTCGGGGTCTGCACGATGGCCGAGGCCGCGCGGTTCCTCCCGTACGGCGGGCGGGGGCTGGCGCGTTGCTGCGCGCTGGCGGGCGTGCCGCTGGAGGACCACCACGACGCGCTCGCCGACGCCCGGGCCGCCGCCGGGCTGCTGCGCCACTACATCCGATTATCCGGCGGGTGGCGCGAGCGGCTGGAGGCCGCCGCGGCCACCGTCTGGCCCGCGCCGCCCGGCCCCGACCTGCCCTGGGTGCGGCGCGGCGCCGCCGGTCCCCGCACCCGGCGGGCGGGCCCGGACCTGCGGCTGAGGCCGGGCGACCTGGTGGCGTTCACCGGGGACCTGCCCGGCGGCCGGGAGGACTGGGAGACGCGCGCCGAGCGCGCCGGGTACACCGTGCACCCGCGCGTGACCCGGCGCGTGCGCGTGCTGGTGGCCGCCGACCCCGACACGCTCTCCCGCAAGGCGGGCACGGCACGCGCCTACGGCGTCCCCATCCTCACCCCGCCGGAGTTCGCCGGACTGATCTCCCCTGACGCCCTCACGCCTCGACGCGGCCGGTGA